From Gemmatimonadaceae bacterium, a single genomic window includes:
- a CDS encoding DUF721 domain-containing protein translates to MTQRKGPPEPLGKALAGFLARAGLTQRIEQASIVDAWALLVGEQIASVTMARMITRDGTLFVDVATNAWMQELSLMEPQLLKVLAQHPAGASVQQIRWRLARV, encoded by the coding sequence ATGACGCAGCGCAAAGGTCCGCCTGAGCCGTTGGGCAAGGCCCTGGCCGGATTTCTCGCGCGCGCAGGCCTCACGCAGCGCATCGAGCAGGCCTCCATCGTCGACGCGTGGGCGCTGCTGGTCGGTGAACAGATTGCCTCGGTGACCATGGCACGCATGATCACACGAGACGGCACGCTGTTCGTGGATGTAGCCACCAACGCGTGGATGCAGGAGCTCTCCCTCATGGAGCCTCAACTGCTCAAGGTCCTCGCGCAACACCCCGCCGGCGCGAGCGTTCAACAGATTCGATGGCGCCTGGCGCGCGTCTGA
- a CDS encoding M28 family peptidase has protein sequence MRSSLARIALALAVPVSLSAQQAAAPDASAGGVVPLPPVTLPLKHAPQPTTAAITPADLMTRLYIFSDDSMQGREAGTAGNVKGTDYIAGQIKQMGLKPAGDNGTYFQTIPLETRSVDSSSSISAGDTKLVANTDFVVLSRQPAAASDVPVVFGGDLGDSSRISDDAAKGKFVVFTAHGGWTRFLRAARRGMGLDSAAGIAVATLDSVPPQIRGFLTRPQTFLEDNTTRTPTGPTVFFVTEAAASKLLGAEPNGLTVGSAHGTASFDVKYSTKPSEFPARNVVGIIEGSDPKLRGEYVAIGAHNDHIGMIQHPVDHDSLRIWNHTVRPEGADDGGKQATPEEQSEVDQQLAAYRAAHPHSERPDSIDNGADDDGSGSVSALEMAQYFAAMKTKPKRSLLFVWHVGEEKGLLGSRWFTDHPTVPRDSIVTQLNMDMVGRGDAYDETGRTKAGAPIHGSAGYLQLVGSRRLSTELGDLIEKVNKEDHHNLTLDYSIDADGHPANIYCRSDHYEYARYGIPITFFTTGLHSDYHQVTDEPEYIDYNHMAKVANFVADVALHVANLDHRVVVDHPKPDPNGTCRQ, from the coding sequence ATGAGATCGTCTCTCGCTCGAATCGCACTCGCTCTGGCTGTTCCGGTGTCGCTGTCTGCCCAACAAGCCGCGGCGCCGGACGCGTCGGCCGGCGGCGTCGTTCCGCTGCCGCCTGTCACGCTGCCGCTCAAGCACGCGCCTCAGCCGACGACGGCCGCCATCACGCCGGCCGATCTCATGACGCGGCTCTACATCTTCTCCGACGATTCGATGCAAGGCCGCGAAGCCGGTACCGCCGGCAACGTGAAAGGCACCGACTACATCGCGGGCCAGATCAAGCAGATGGGTCTCAAACCCGCCGGCGACAACGGCACCTACTTCCAAACCATTCCGCTCGAAACGCGATCGGTGGACTCGTCGTCGTCGATCTCGGCGGGCGACACGAAGCTCGTCGCGAACACTGACTTCGTCGTGTTGTCGCGGCAGCCGGCGGCCGCGTCGGATGTGCCGGTCGTGTTTGGCGGCGACCTTGGCGACAGCTCGCGCATCAGCGACGACGCGGCCAAGGGCAAGTTCGTCGTGTTCACGGCGCACGGCGGGTGGACGCGGTTCCTGCGCGCGGCGCGCCGCGGGATGGGCCTGGACAGCGCAGCCGGCATCGCGGTCGCGACGCTGGACAGCGTTCCGCCACAGATCCGTGGATTCCTGACGCGGCCGCAAACGTTCCTCGAGGACAACACCACGCGTACGCCCACCGGTCCCACGGTGTTCTTCGTGACCGAGGCCGCGGCGAGCAAGTTGTTAGGCGCCGAGCCGAACGGCCTAACGGTAGGCAGCGCGCACGGGACCGCGTCGTTCGACGTGAAGTACTCGACCAAACCGTCGGAGTTTCCGGCGCGCAACGTGGTCGGCATCATCGAGGGCAGCGATCCCAAGCTGCGCGGCGAATACGTCGCGATCGGCGCGCACAATGATCACATCGGCATGATCCAGCACCCGGTGGATCACGACTCGCTGCGCATCTGGAATCACACCGTGCGACCGGAAGGCGCGGACGACGGCGGCAAGCAAGCGACGCCGGAAGAACAGTCCGAGGTGGACCAGCAGCTCGCCGCCTATCGCGCCGCGCATCCGCACAGCGAGCGGCCCGACTCGATCGACAACGGCGCCGACGATGACGGCTCGGGCAGCGTCTCGGCGCTCGAGATGGCGCAGTACTTCGCGGCGATGAAGACCAAGCCCAAGCGCTCGCTGCTCTTCGTCTGGCACGTCGGCGAAGAGAAAGGGCTGCTCGGCTCGCGCTGGTTCACCGATCATCCGACGGTCCCGCGCGACAGCATCGTGACGCAGCTCAACATGGACATGGTGGGCCGCGGCGACGCGTACGACGAGACCGGACGCACCAAGGCAGGCGCGCCGATTCACGGCAGCGCCGGCTATCTGCAGCTGGTGGGCTCGCGCCGCCTGTCCACTGAGTTAGGCGACTTGATCGAGAAGGTGAACAAGGAGGATCATCACAATCTGACCCTCGACTACTCGATCGACGCCGACGGCCATCCGGCGAACATCTATTGCCGCAGCGACCACTACGAGTACGCGCGCTACGGCATTCCGATCACGTTCTTCACCACCGGCTTGCACTCCGATTATCACCAAGTGACGGACGAGCCGGAGTACATCGACTACAATCACATGGCAAAGGTGGCGAACTTCGTCGCCGACGTGGCGCTGCACGTGGCGAACCTGGATCATCGCGTCGTGGTGGACCACCCGAAGCCCGATCCGAACGGGACCTGCCGCCAGTAG